In the Purpureocillium takamizusanense chromosome 5, complete sequence genome, one interval contains:
- the SEC15 gene encoding Rab GTPase-binding exocyst subunit S15, variant 2 (EggNog:ENOG503NWG4~COG:U), giving the protein MPRRQAPLDDYASAVPQIILSSSDAEFLDHLMPVLKDAANSKRTPALMQCLTRYSEDREADIERIGLTKHEEFLDSVSRLQHVREGTVNLTAEILKLNQSIQASTEKLAEQKGALVNTKAIRQNIADATDALKDSLQVLHAVNHAHDLVRRKKYYSALKSLDDLQNEHLVPILQNRYATQHRLADVIQKSIPGSQKAISEAVMTDLNTWLFRIRETSQFLGEVAFYHTELRRSRQRKRVEDDQFLSNFKLNSSIELVCDESEEFDVMDNEELQVDFTPLFEALHIHDALGQTDRFRSEYAATRRQQKDLLLPNSVELLADDESSLSSLLEGIAGFAIIEKATMRRLPHLRSPADVEELWESMCSAAINLTSRALSDVGNAEILLKIKGFIALFIQTMEGWGYSIATLDSFLLALFDKYAELLKRRFSEDFQEIVSTDDYMPMAINSVEEYEKVINVSWFAQDQPTEELTFPCVLPFSQMYPLCCIDIRNFLNQFYFFSDDHFQHSDVIDETLRKSLDELLTEKVCQSLVERLSSQYLGQIVQILINLEHFEIACQELEQLLIRARSSTSAGGPLKLNATEEFRNNKKTAEKRIFELVNSKIDDLVDTAEYDWLTPTVPTEPSNYMQTLTRYLSNIMNSTLLGLPREIKELIYFDALSHAANKILVQRPTRDAPASTLC; this is encoded by the exons ATGCCGCGACGACAGGCGCCCCTCGACGACTATGCATCCGCCGTGCCGCAG ATCATCCTCTCCTCATCCGATGCCGAATTTCTCGACCATCTGATGCCCGTGCTTAAGGATGCAGCCAACTCCAAGCGAACTCCAGCGCTGATGCAGTGCCTCACGCGCTACTCTGAAGACCGTGAGGCCGACATTGAGCGCATTGGCCTGACCAAGCACGAGGAGTTCCTCGACTCCGTCAGCCGACTTCAGCATGTCCGTGAAGGGACAGTCAACTTGACGGCCGAGATCCTCAAGCTCAACCAGTCCATCCAAGCAAGCACGgagaagctggccgagcagAAGGGCGCCCTCGTCAACACCAAGGCGATTCGGCAGAACATTGCCGATGCCACCGACGCTCTCAAAGACTCGCTCCAAGTCTTGCACGCTGTCAATCACGCAcacgacctcgtccgccgcaaGAAGTATTACTCTGCGCTCAAGTCGCTTGATGACCTGCAGAACGAGCACTTGGTTCCGATCCTGCAGAATCGCTACGCCACTCAGCATCGACTGGCTGATGTTATTCAAAAGTCCATCCCCGGCTCACAAAAGGCCATTTCAGAAGCCGTCATGACCGACTTGAACACATGGCTCTTCCGCATCCGCGAGACTTCCCAGTTCCTCGGCGAAGTGGCATTCTACCACACTGAATTGCGAAGGTCCCGGCAGAGGAAGAGAGTAGAAGACGACCAGTTCCTATCCAACTTCAAGCTGAACTCCTCCATTGAACTTGTTTGCGATGAGAGCGAGGAGTTTGACGTAATGGACAATGAGGAGCTTCAAGTAGATTTCACTCCACTTTTCGAAGCCCTACATATCCATGATGCCCTTGGCCAGACCGATCGATTCCGCTCCGAAtacgccgccaccaggcgTCAGCAGAAAGACTTGCTGCTTCCCAACTCAgttgagctcctcgccgacgacgaatcATCCCTGAGCAGCTTACTCGAAGGAATCGCTGGCTTTGCAATCATCGAAAAGGCAACAATGAGGCGGCTGCCTCATCTCCGTTCACCGGCGGAT GTTGAGGAGCTTTGGGAATCAATGTGCAGCGCAGCCATCAACCTGACGTCCAGAGCCCTAAGCGATGTCGGCAATGCCGAGATCCTGCTTAAGATCAAGGGTTTCATAGCGCTGTTCATACAGACCATGGAG GGCTGGGGCTATTCGATCGCCACCCTTGACTCATTTCTTCTGGCCCTGTTCGACAAGTACGCTGAGCTTCTGAAACGACGATTTAGCGAGGACTTCCAAGAG ATTGTGTCCACCGACGATTACATGCCTATGGCGATCAACTCAGTCGAGGAATACGAGAAGGTGATCAACGTCAGCTGGTTCGCGCAAGACCAGCCAACTGAAGAGCTCAC TTTTCCTTGCGTTTTGCCTTTCTCTCAGATGTATCCACTATGTTGTATCGACATTCGCAACTTCCTCAATCAGTTTTACTTCTTTTCCGACGATCATTTTCAGCACTCTGATGTCATTGACGAGACTTTGAGAAAG TCTTTAGATGAGCTATTGACGGAAAAAGTTTGCCAGTCACTGGTGGAACGCCTTAGCTCGCAATATCTTGGTCAAATAGTACAGATTCTCATCAATCTGGAACATTTCGAAATTGCATGCCAGGAGCTAGAGCAGCTGTTGATCAGAGCAAGGTCATCGACATCAGCTGGGGGACCGCTGAAATTGAACGCCACCGAGGAATTCCGCAATAACAAGAAGACGGCAGAGAAGCGCATATTTGAGCTCGTCAACAGCAAAATCGATGACCTCGTCGATACCGCCGAATATGACTG GCTGACGCCCACGGTACCCACGGAGCCAAGCAATTATATGCAAACGCTGACTCGATACCTGTCTAACATCATGAACTCAACACTGCTTGGGTTGCCCCGAGAAATCAAGGAGCTTATATATTTTGATGCATTGAGCCACGCAGCAAACAAGATCCTGGTACAACGTCCAACACGAGATGCACCTGCTTCGACCCTGTGCTAA
- the SEC15 gene encoding Rab GTPase-binding exocyst subunit S15 (EggNog:ENOG503NWG4~COG:U~BUSCO:EOG09260NY2), which produces MPRRQAPLDDYASAVPQIILSSSDAEFLDHLMPVLKDAANSKRTPALMQCLTRYSEDREADIERIGLTKHEEFLDSVSRLQHVREGTVNLTAEILKLNQSIQASTEKLAEQKGALVNTKAIRQNIADATDALKDSLQVLHAVNHAHDLVRRKKYYSALKSLDDLQNEHLVPILQNRYATQHRLADVIQKSIPGSQKAISEAVMTDLNTWLFRIRETSQFLGEVAFYHTELRRSRQRKRVEDDQFLSNFKLNSSIELVCDESEEFDVMDNEELQVDFTPLFEALHIHDALGQTDRFRSEYAATRRQQKDLLLPNSVELLADDESSLSSLLEGIAGFAIIEKATMRRLPHLRSPADVEELWESMCSAAINLTSRALSDVGNAEILLKIKGFIALFIQTMEGWGYSIATLDSFLLALFDKYAELLKRRFSEDFQEIVSTDDYMPMAINSVEEYEKVINVSWFAQDQPTEELTFPCVLPFSQMYPLCCIDIRNFLNQFYFFSDDHFQHSDVIDETLRKSLDELLTEKVCQSLVERLSSQYLGQIVQILINLEHFEIACQELEQLLIRARSSTSAGGPLKLNATEEFRNNKKTAEKRIFELVNSKIDDLVDTAEYDWLTPTVPTEPSNYMQTLTRYLSNIMNSTLLGLPREIKELIYFDALSHAANKILALPLSQEVKHINANGVSALAQDVEYLTEFVASLENGQMLRENLDELQQTVNLMQSDNHDEFFDISIRNKKYGRVDALNGPLLLEKLTPVTHATARNAPLSNLSSRFAMMK; this is translated from the exons ATGCCGCGACGACAGGCGCCCCTCGACGACTATGCATCCGCCGTGCCGCAG ATCATCCTCTCCTCATCCGATGCCGAATTTCTCGACCATCTGATGCCCGTGCTTAAGGATGCAGCCAACTCCAAGCGAACTCCAGCGCTGATGCAGTGCCTCACGCGCTACTCTGAAGACCGTGAGGCCGACATTGAGCGCATTGGCCTGACCAAGCACGAGGAGTTCCTCGACTCCGTCAGCCGACTTCAGCATGTCCGTGAAGGGACAGTCAACTTGACGGCCGAGATCCTCAAGCTCAACCAGTCCATCCAAGCAAGCACGgagaagctggccgagcagAAGGGCGCCCTCGTCAACACCAAGGCGATTCGGCAGAACATTGCCGATGCCACCGACGCTCTCAAAGACTCGCTCCAAGTCTTGCACGCTGTCAATCACGCAcacgacctcgtccgccgcaaGAAGTATTACTCTGCGCTCAAGTCGCTTGATGACCTGCAGAACGAGCACTTGGTTCCGATCCTGCAGAATCGCTACGCCACTCAGCATCGACTGGCTGATGTTATTCAAAAGTCCATCCCCGGCTCACAAAAGGCCATTTCAGAAGCCGTCATGACCGACTTGAACACATGGCTCTTCCGCATCCGCGAGACTTCCCAGTTCCTCGGCGAAGTGGCATTCTACCACACTGAATTGCGAAGGTCCCGGCAGAGGAAGAGAGTAGAAGACGACCAGTTCCTATCCAACTTCAAGCTGAACTCCTCCATTGAACTTGTTTGCGATGAGAGCGAGGAGTTTGACGTAATGGACAATGAGGAGCTTCAAGTAGATTTCACTCCACTTTTCGAAGCCCTACATATCCATGATGCCCTTGGCCAGACCGATCGATTCCGCTCCGAAtacgccgccaccaggcgTCAGCAGAAAGACTTGCTGCTTCCCAACTCAgttgagctcctcgccgacgacgaatcATCCCTGAGCAGCTTACTCGAAGGAATCGCTGGCTTTGCAATCATCGAAAAGGCAACAATGAGGCGGCTGCCTCATCTCCGTTCACCGGCGGAT GTTGAGGAGCTTTGGGAATCAATGTGCAGCGCAGCCATCAACCTGACGTCCAGAGCCCTAAGCGATGTCGGCAATGCCGAGATCCTGCTTAAGATCAAGGGTTTCATAGCGCTGTTCATACAGACCATGGAG GGCTGGGGCTATTCGATCGCCACCCTTGACTCATTTCTTCTGGCCCTGTTCGACAAGTACGCTGAGCTTCTGAAACGACGATTTAGCGAGGACTTCCAAGAG ATTGTGTCCACCGACGATTACATGCCTATGGCGATCAACTCAGTCGAGGAATACGAGAAGGTGATCAACGTCAGCTGGTTCGCGCAAGACCAGCCAACTGAAGAGCTCAC TTTTCCTTGCGTTTTGCCTTTCTCTCAGATGTATCCACTATGTTGTATCGACATTCGCAACTTCCTCAATCAGTTTTACTTCTTTTCCGACGATCATTTTCAGCACTCTGATGTCATTGACGAGACTTTGAGAAAG TCTTTAGATGAGCTATTGACGGAAAAAGTTTGCCAGTCACTGGTGGAACGCCTTAGCTCGCAATATCTTGGTCAAATAGTACAGATTCTCATCAATCTGGAACATTTCGAAATTGCATGCCAGGAGCTAGAGCAGCTGTTGATCAGAGCAAGGTCATCGACATCAGCTGGGGGACCGCTGAAATTGAACGCCACCGAGGAATTCCGCAATAACAAGAAGACGGCAGAGAAGCGCATATTTGAGCTCGTCAACAGCAAAATCGATGACCTCGTCGATACCGCCGAATATGACTG GCTGACGCCCACGGTACCCACGGAGCCAAGCAATTATATGCAAACGCTGACTCGATACCTGTCTAACATCATGAACTCAACACTGCTTGGGTTGCCCCGAGAAATCAAGGAGCTTATATATTTTGATGCATTGAGCCACGCAGCAAACAAGATCCTG GCTCTCCCGCTTTCGCAGGAAGTTAAGCATATAAACGCCAATGGGGTCTCCGCACTGGCCCAGGATGTAGAATACTTGACCGAGTTCGTCGCTAGCCTAGAGAACGGGCAGATGCTGCGAGAGAATttggacgagctgcagcaaaCGGTCAACTTGATGCAGTCAGATAATCACGACGAATTCTTCGATATCTCGATTCGCAACAAAAAGTACGgacgcgtcgacgccctcaacGGGCCTCTCCTCCTTGAGAA ACTCACACCCGTGACGCACGCCACTGCCAGAAACGCGCCGTTGTCGAACTTGTCAAGTCGCTTCGCCATGATGAAGTGA